One segment of Panicum virgatum strain AP13 chromosome 1K, P.virgatum_v5, whole genome shotgun sequence DNA contains the following:
- the LOC120696919 gene encoding uncharacterized protein LOC120696919 isoform X2 produces MATAHSQSGFSFNGSKATCAPSSALKLEPALRDGSREVREAKYRRIRHEEKGEAKQSAWARDKSPRSVVNSIPPNAYPGESPSEYAMKPGYRHANGEVGDSKNSDGPSRVGGLEKDRTELLRILDELRDQVQRSCEIADKPSGSASTNRVVDAASSYNPNERLSRLRYGSPQLQRNGSQRSPSLDGHTPGVPPAYPPMSVQQDLHGYGEPVAHIGAPSYPVGSYPWRNFDNYFHGLYDPDPLISYHHDGFYHQPACPCLHCYHREFLPVHGAPLGFNHRRAPYLMNNPSLYPVEGPVMFGAQNYNSRGMNGLMRHNHMRPTLSKKPAQTCEPIVNGAPFTICYNCYEVLQLPKNSISLGKDEYKLRCGSCSHVIVVRLDGSRLDVSAPTPVSHLSPGSKNCSNNGQGSNGHTADERLLPSYSFSVCSHCSQEKDLPSNSSEADKMQSISSSASISEDDDSPARSNSQKNSSGSRDLPPDAEVVNRVPSLPLRDHFGYSSSERAVDGSGKGSRSTRSEHEKGVLTESFKPSTVKDVPVASVLDLSDDEYDDPEYTQDPGGGAQYSDHPRATKSGDSFFSSLIKKSFKINGGMGNGRAKVFINGYPISDRAVRKAEKIAGPIYPGEYWYDYRAGFWGVMGQSCLGMIPPFIPEFNYPMPKNCAGGNTGVFINGREVHQKDLDLLVGRGLPDSPDRSYRVEISGKVSDEVSGEELYCLGKLAPTVEKMKRGFGMRVPRVLQ; encoded by the exons ATGGCCACTGCACACAGCCAATCTGGATTCAGTTTCAATGGTAGCAAAGCTACTTGTGCACCCAGCAGTGCCCTGAAGCTTGAACCTGCACTTAGAGATGGAAGCAGGGAAGTTCGGGAGGCAAAATACCGGCGCATTCGTCATGAAGAGAAAGGAGAAGCGAAACAGTCAGCATGGGCAAGAGACAAATCTCCAAGGTCTGTGGTTAACAGCATTCCTCCTAATGCTTACCCTGGAGAAAGTCCATCTGAGTATGCTATGAAGCCTGGATATAGGCATGCCAATGGTGAGGTTGGTGACAGCAAGAATTCAGACGGTCCTAGCAGAGTCGGTGGCCTTGAGAAAGACCGAACTGAGCTTTTGCGGATTCTTGATGAGTTGAGGGATCAGGTACAGAGATCCTGTGAGATTGCTGACAAGCCAAGTGGGAGTGCTTCAACAAATAGAGTGGTAGATGCTGCAAGCTCTTACAATCCTAATGAGCGTCTGAGTCGATTGCGGTATGGTTCACCTCAGTTACAACGTAATGGCTCTCAGCGTTCACCATCCTTGGATGGGCACACACCTGGTGTTCCTCCTGCTTATCCTCCAATGTCCGTACAGCAAGATCTTCATGGATACGGGGAGCCTGTTGCACACATAGGGGCTCCTAGCTACCCTGTTGGTTCGTATCCATGGAGAAACTTCGATAATTATTTCCATGGACTGTATGACCCTGACCCTCTGATCTCTTACCATCATGATGGCTTCTACCATCAGCCTGCATGCCCTTGCTTACATTGTTACCACCGTGAATTCCTACCTGTTCATGGGGCTCCACTGGGTTTCAACCATCGTAGGGCACCATATCTTATGAACAATCCTAGCTTGTACCCTGTAGAAGGCCCAGTGATGTTTGGTGCACAGAACTACAATTCAAGAGGTATGAATGGTCTGATGCGACACAATCACATGAGGCCCACCCTGAGTAAGAAACCTGCACAGACTTGCGAACCGATTGTCAATGGCGCCCCTTTCACCATATGCTACAATTGCTATGAAGTGCTCCAGCTTCCCAAGAATTCTATCTCGCTGGGAAAAGATGAGTATAAGTTACGTTGTGGGTCATGCTCGCATGTAATTGTGGTCAGACTTGATGGAAGCAGGCTAGATGTTTCAGCACCTACACCAGTTTCACACCTATCGCCTGGAAGTAAAAATTGCTCCAACAATGGCCAAGGTAGTAATGGACACACTGCTGATGAGAGATTGCTTCCATCTTATAGTTTTTCTGTATGCAGTCATTGCTCTCAGGAAAAAGATCTACCCTCAAATTCAAGTGAAGCAGACAAAATGCAAAGCATATCATCTTCTGCCAGCATTTCTGAAGATGACGATAGCCCAGCAAGATCCAATTCACAGAAGAACTCTTCTGGTTCTAGGGACCTTCCTCCTGATGCTGAAGTGGTTAACCGTGTTCCAAGTTTACCTCTTCGTGATCATTTTGGATATTCTTCGTCAGAGAGAGCGGTTGATGGGTCAGGCAAAGGAAGCCGAAGTACCCGGTCTGAACATGAAAAGGGTGTGTTAACTGAAAGTTTCAAGCCAAGCACAGTGAAAGACGTACctgtagcaagtgtgctagaCTTGTCTGATGATGAGTATGATGATCCTGAGTATACTCAAGATCCAGGCGGAGGGGCACAGTATTCTGACCACCCGAGGGCCACAAAATCGGGTGATTCTTTTTTCTCCAGCCTGATAAAGAAGAGCTTTAAAATTAACGGTGGCATGGGCAATGGGAGAGCAAAGGTGTTCATCAATGGCTATCCTATCTCTGATCGTGCTGTCAGGAAGGCTGAGAAGATAGCTGGGCCAATCTATCCTGGTGAATACTG GTATGACTACCGCGCCGGATTCTGGGGTGTCATGGGACAGTCTTGCCTTGGCATGATACCT CCATTTATTCCAGAATTTAACTACCCTATGCCCAAGAACTGTGCCGGAGGAAATACAGGCGTGTTCATCAACGGGCGAGAAGTTCACCAGAAGGACTTGGATTTACTAGTGGGTCGTGGCCTTCCAGATTCTCCTGACAGATCATACAGGGTTGAGATTTCTGGTAAAGTATCTGACGAAGTATCCGGTGAAGAGCTGTATTGCCTTGGCAAACTTGCACCAAC GGTCGAGAAGATGAAGCGTGGGTTCGGGATGCGAGTCCCCAGGGTCCTTCAGTGA
- the LOC120696919 gene encoding uncharacterized protein LOC120696919 isoform X1 → MDGDEQQSAASAADHRPPAPQQQIRVVRCPKCDKLLPELPNYSVYVCGGCGATLQAKKNSASDTSSEKSDGEHVKYLEVLESLPEKNGDATSEACCAVREADTNKVEGRPEERFVPNRMATAHSQSGFSFNGSKATCAPSSALKLEPALRDGSREVREAKYRRIRHEEKGEAKQSAWARDKSPRSVVNSIPPNAYPGESPSEYAMKPGYRHANGEVGDSKNSDGPSRVGGLEKDRTELLRILDELRDQVQRSCEIADKPSGSASTNRVVDAASSYNPNERLSRLRYGSPQLQRNGSQRSPSLDGHTPGVPPAYPPMSVQQDLHGYGEPVAHIGAPSYPVGSYPWRNFDNYFHGLYDPDPLISYHHDGFYHQPACPCLHCYHREFLPVHGAPLGFNHRRAPYLMNNPSLYPVEGPVMFGAQNYNSRGMNGLMRHNHMRPTLSKKPAQTCEPIVNGAPFTICYNCYEVLQLPKNSISLGKDEYKLRCGSCSHVIVVRLDGSRLDVSAPTPVSHLSPGSKNCSNNGQGSNGHTADERLLPSYSFSVCSHCSQEKDLPSNSSEADKMQSISSSASISEDDDSPARSNSQKNSSGSRDLPPDAEVVNRVPSLPLRDHFGYSSSERAVDGSGKGSRSTRSEHEKGVLTESFKPSTVKDVPVASVLDLSDDEYDDPEYTQDPGGGAQYSDHPRATKSGDSFFSSLIKKSFKINGGMGNGRAKVFINGYPISDRAVRKAEKIAGPIYPGEYWYDYRAGFWGVMGQSCLGMIPPFIPEFNYPMPKNCAGGNTGVFINGREVHQKDLDLLVGRGLPDSPDRSYRVEISGKVSDEVSGEELYCLGKLAPTVEKMKRGFGMRVPRVLQ, encoded by the exons ATGGACGGCGACGAGCAGCAGAGCGCCGCCTCGGCGGCGGaccaccggccgccggcgccgcagcagCAGATACGGGTGGTGCGCTGCCCCAAGTGCGACAAGCTCCTCCCGGagctgccgaattactccgtctACGTCTGCGGCGGTTGCGGCGCCACGCTCCAAG CAAAGAAGAACTCAGCATCTGATACTTCTTCAGAGAAGTCTGATGGTGAACATGTGAAGTATCTTGAAGTGCTTGAAAGTTTACCAGAAAAGAACGGAGATGCTACATCTGAAGCTTGTTGTGCTGTCCGAGAAGCAGACACCAATAAAGTTGAAGGTAGGCCAGAGGAGAGATTTGTACCAAACAGAATGGCCACTGCACACAGCCAATCTGGATTCAGTTTCAATGGTAGCAAAGCTACTTGTGCACCCAGCAGTGCCCTGAAGCTTGAACCTGCACTTAGAGATGGAAGCAGGGAAGTTCGGGAGGCAAAATACCGGCGCATTCGTCATGAAGAGAAAGGAGAAGCGAAACAGTCAGCATGGGCAAGAGACAAATCTCCAAGGTCTGTGGTTAACAGCATTCCTCCTAATGCTTACCCTGGAGAAAGTCCATCTGAGTATGCTATGAAGCCTGGATATAGGCATGCCAATGGTGAGGTTGGTGACAGCAAGAATTCAGACGGTCCTAGCAGAGTCGGTGGCCTTGAGAAAGACCGAACTGAGCTTTTGCGGATTCTTGATGAGTTGAGGGATCAGGTACAGAGATCCTGTGAGATTGCTGACAAGCCAAGTGGGAGTGCTTCAACAAATAGAGTGGTAGATGCTGCAAGCTCTTACAATCCTAATGAGCGTCTGAGTCGATTGCGGTATGGTTCACCTCAGTTACAACGTAATGGCTCTCAGCGTTCACCATCCTTGGATGGGCACACACCTGGTGTTCCTCCTGCTTATCCTCCAATGTCCGTACAGCAAGATCTTCATGGATACGGGGAGCCTGTTGCACACATAGGGGCTCCTAGCTACCCTGTTGGTTCGTATCCATGGAGAAACTTCGATAATTATTTCCATGGACTGTATGACCCTGACCCTCTGATCTCTTACCATCATGATGGCTTCTACCATCAGCCTGCATGCCCTTGCTTACATTGTTACCACCGTGAATTCCTACCTGTTCATGGGGCTCCACTGGGTTTCAACCATCGTAGGGCACCATATCTTATGAACAATCCTAGCTTGTACCCTGTAGAAGGCCCAGTGATGTTTGGTGCACAGAACTACAATTCAAGAGGTATGAATGGTCTGATGCGACACAATCACATGAGGCCCACCCTGAGTAAGAAACCTGCACAGACTTGCGAACCGATTGTCAATGGCGCCCCTTTCACCATATGCTACAATTGCTATGAAGTGCTCCAGCTTCCCAAGAATTCTATCTCGCTGGGAAAAGATGAGTATAAGTTACGTTGTGGGTCATGCTCGCATGTAATTGTGGTCAGACTTGATGGAAGCAGGCTAGATGTTTCAGCACCTACACCAGTTTCACACCTATCGCCTGGAAGTAAAAATTGCTCCAACAATGGCCAAGGTAGTAATGGACACACTGCTGATGAGAGATTGCTTCCATCTTATAGTTTTTCTGTATGCAGTCATTGCTCTCAGGAAAAAGATCTACCCTCAAATTCAAGTGAAGCAGACAAAATGCAAAGCATATCATCTTCTGCCAGCATTTCTGAAGATGACGATAGCCCAGCAAGATCCAATTCACAGAAGAACTCTTCTGGTTCTAGGGACCTTCCTCCTGATGCTGAAGTGGTTAACCGTGTTCCAAGTTTACCTCTTCGTGATCATTTTGGATATTCTTCGTCAGAGAGAGCGGTTGATGGGTCAGGCAAAGGAAGCCGAAGTACCCGGTCTGAACATGAAAAGGGTGTGTTAACTGAAAGTTTCAAGCCAAGCACAGTGAAAGACGTACctgtagcaagtgtgctagaCTTGTCTGATGATGAGTATGATGATCCTGAGTATACTCAAGATCCAGGCGGAGGGGCACAGTATTCTGACCACCCGAGGGCCACAAAATCGGGTGATTCTTTTTTCTCCAGCCTGATAAAGAAGAGCTTTAAAATTAACGGTGGCATGGGCAATGGGAGAGCAAAGGTGTTCATCAATGGCTATCCTATCTCTGATCGTGCTGTCAGGAAGGCTGAGAAGATAGCTGGGCCAATCTATCCTGGTGAATACTG GTATGACTACCGCGCCGGATTCTGGGGTGTCATGGGACAGTCTTGCCTTGGCATGATACCT CCATTTATTCCAGAATTTAACTACCCTATGCCCAAGAACTGTGCCGGAGGAAATACAGGCGTGTTCATCAACGGGCGAGAAGTTCACCAGAAGGACTTGGATTTACTAGTGGGTCGTGGCCTTCCAGATTCTCCTGACAGATCATACAGGGTTGAGATTTCTGGTAAAGTATCTGACGAAGTATCCGGTGAAGAGCTGTATTGCCTTGGCAAACTTGCACCAAC GGTCGAGAAGATGAAGCGTGGGTTCGGGATGCGAGTCCCCAGGGTCCTTCAGTGA
- the LOC120696912 gene encoding high mobility group B protein 6-like, whose translation MATVAAGIKRGGGRGRKALVAVLDNEANISAGDLSASSAQKSKRAPARSGKAGKAAAAAVVDDVAELQGMLERLRLEKEKAEEMVRERDEVIRKKEEEIETKGKEQERLQAELRKVQRAKEFKPTVSLPLVKSLLEKEQDGDDKGKKKKKGKGKAGPERKKPCPAYVLWIKDQWVEIKKENPEADFKEVSNTLGAKWKALGAEEKQPYEERYRQEKEAYLQVVGQEKREAEAMKLLEEQQMQWTAKELLEQYLKFRQEAEEGDGGKKGKRKNSKKDKDPSKPKQPMSAYFVYSQERRAALVAEKKNVPEIGKITGEEWKNMTEAQKAPYQEVANKQKEEYHKQMEVYNQKKTEEAASLEKEEEEQKKIMKQEALELLKKKEKTVNIIKKTKEKRQMKKQENADPNRPKRPASSFILFSKEARKQLLEERSGINNSTLNALISVKWKELSGEERQMWNDKAAPAMAAYKKEMEEYTKAHSSSA comes from the exons aTGGCGACCGTCGCGGCAGGGATcaagaggggcggcggccggggccgcaAGGCGCTCGTGGCCGTGCTCGACAACGAGGCCAACATCTCCGCCGGGGACCTCTCGGCTTCCTCCGCGCAGAAGTCGAAGCGGGCGCCGGCCAGGAGCGGCAAGGCCGgaaaggccgcggcggcggccgtcgtggaCGACGTGGCGGAGCTGCAGGGGATGCTGGAGCGGCTGCGgctggagaaggagaaggcggaGGAGATGGTGCGGGAGCGGGACGAGGTCATccggaagaaggaggaggagatcgaGACCAAGGGGAAGGAGCAGGAGCGCCTCCAGGCCGAGCTCAGGAAGGTGCAGCGCGCCAAGGAGTTCAAGCCCACCGTG AGCCTTCCTCTCGTCAAGTCGCTGCTTGAGAAGGAGCAGGACGGAGACGACaagggcaagaagaagaagaaggggaagggcAAGGCCGGCCCGGAGAGGAAGAAGCCCTGCCCTGCGTATGTTCTCTGGATCAAGGACCAATGGGTCGAG ATCAAGAAGGAGAACCCGGAGGCCGACTTCAAGGAGGTGTCCAACACGCTGGGCGCCAAGTGGAAGGCGCTGGGCGCCGAGGAGAAGCAGCCCTACGAGGAGCGGTACCGGCAGGAGAAGGAGGCCTACCTGCAGGTGGTCGGCCAGGAGAAGCGCGAGGCCGAGGCCATGAAGCTGCTCGAGGAGCAGCAGATGCAGTGGACCGCCAAGGAGCTGCTGGAGCAGTACCTCAAGTTCAggcaggaggccgaggagggcgATGGCGgcaagaaggggaagaggaagaacagCAAGAAGGACAAGGACCCCTCCAAGCCCAAGCAGCCCATGTCGGCCTATTTCGTGTACTCGCAGGAGAGGCGCGCCGCTCTGGTCGCCGAGAAGAAGAACGTGCCTGAG ATTGGCAAGATCACCGGAGAGGAGTGGAAGAACATGACAGAGGCTCAGAAGGCTCCCTACCAGGAAGTCGCCAATAAGCAGAAGGAGGAATACCACAAGCAGATGGAGGTGTACAACCAGAAGAAGACTGAG GAAGCTGCGAGCctggagaaagaagaggaggagcagAAGAAAATCATGAAGCAAGAGGCTCTTGAGCTGCttaagaaaaaggagaagacaGTTAACATCATTAAG AAAACCAAAGAAAAGCGCCAAATGAAGAAGCAGGAGAACGCTGATCCCAACAGGCCCAAGAGGCCTGCCTCTTCCTTCATTCTTTTCAG CAAGGAAGCGAGGAAGCAGCTGCTTGAGGAGCGCTCTGGCATTAATAACTCGACACTGAATGCGCTCATCTCGGTGAAGTGGAAGGAGCTGAGTGGCGAGGAGCGGCAGATGTGGAATGATAAGGCCGCGCCTGCCATGGCAGCATACAAGAAGGAGATGGAGGAGTACACCAAGGCTCACAGCTCGTCTGCTTGA